Proteins co-encoded in one Alcanivorax sp. genomic window:
- a CDS encoding acyl-CoA dehydrogenase, translating to MSDTILDRRDLRFQLFDVLDTDALLARPRFAEHSRETIEAALDTAEKLAREKFANHNTRADKEEPSFVDGKVVMLPEVKEAFDAYIEAGFLAARASFEEGGMQLPETAAAACTGMFTCVNPSTTVYPFLTAAAGNVIRNFASESLKTQFLEPMMAGRFTGTMALTEPHAGSSLADIRTRANPQPDGTYRIKGNKIYISAGENELGENIVHLVLAKIPGGPDGVKGISLFVVPKYRLDDQGQPGERNDVILAGLIHKMGYRGASSTALTFGDNDDCHGYLVGEEHQGLRYMFQMMNEARVAVGYGAALLGYRGYRFALDYARDRTQGRHAEKAAFSEPMVPIIEHADVRRLLLTQKAYAEAALAMCFYGYRLVDEIETGNEAQAKDAELLLDLLTPVIKTWPSEFGLKANDMAIQVFGGAGYTREYPVEQVWRDNRLNPIHEGTTGIHGLDLLGRKVWQSAGRGMKLLAEHIMADVSATSDSRCRPFADALQAMLPKVDAVTRAAGKTLAEKGPTTGLSNANAYLQLVGHVVAAWMWLRQANAAVQLDDGDADFANGKLQAARYFFQWELPRVEVDVARLLEGDRTFLEMEDRWF from the coding sequence GTGAGCGACACCATTCTTGACCGGCGAGATCTGCGCTTCCAGTTGTTTGACGTGCTGGACACCGATGCATTGCTGGCCCGCCCGCGCTTTGCCGAGCACAGCCGCGAAACGATCGAGGCGGCACTGGATACGGCCGAGAAACTGGCCCGGGAAAAATTCGCCAATCACAACACCCGGGCAGACAAGGAAGAGCCCAGCTTTGTTGACGGCAAGGTGGTCATGCTTCCCGAGGTCAAAGAAGCCTTTGACGCCTATATCGAAGCCGGATTCCTGGCCGCACGGGCCAGCTTTGAAGAGGGTGGCATGCAACTGCCGGAAACGGCGGCGGCAGCCTGTACCGGGATGTTCACCTGCGTAAATCCCAGCACGACGGTGTATCCGTTTCTTACCGCCGCGGCGGGCAATGTGATCCGGAACTTCGCCAGTGAATCGCTCAAGACACAGTTTCTTGAACCCATGATGGCCGGGCGTTTCACCGGCACCATGGCGCTGACAGAGCCCCATGCCGGCTCGTCCCTGGCCGATATCCGCACCCGGGCCAACCCACAGCCCGACGGCACTTACCGGATCAAGGGCAACAAGATTTATATTTCTGCCGGCGAGAACGAGCTGGGGGAAAACATCGTCCACCTGGTGCTGGCGAAGATTCCCGGTGGACCGGATGGGGTCAAGGGCATTTCCCTGTTTGTGGTGCCCAAATATCGCCTGGATGATCAGGGCCAGCCGGGTGAGCGCAATGATGTGATCCTGGCAGGGTTGATTCACAAGATGGGCTATCGCGGTGCCAGCAGTACCGCTCTCACTTTTGGCGATAACGATGATTGTCATGGTTATCTGGTAGGTGAAGAGCACCAGGGCTTGCGCTACATGTTCCAGATGATGAACGAGGCGCGGGTGGCCGTGGGCTATGGCGCAGCTTTGCTGGGCTACCGTGGTTACCGTTTCGCACTGGATTATGCCCGCGATCGTACCCAGGGCCGCCATGCCGAGAAGGCCGCGTTCAGTGAGCCCATGGTACCGATCATCGAACATGCGGATGTGCGCCGCCTGTTGCTTACCCAGAAAGCCTATGCGGAAGCAGCGCTGGCCATGTGCTTTTACGGCTATCGGCTGGTGGACGAAATCGAAACCGGGAATGAGGCGCAGGCCAAAGATGCAGAGCTGCTGCTGGACTTGTTGACCCCGGTCATCAAGACCTGGCCTTCCGAATTCGGCCTCAAGGCTAACGATATGGCCATCCAGGTATTCGGCGGCGCGGGCTACACTCGCGAATATCCGGTGGAGCAGGTTTGGCGGGATAACCGTCTCAATCCCATACACGAAGGCACCACCGGTATTCATGGTCTGGATTTGCTGGGGCGCAAGGTCTGGCAGTCTGCGGGTCGTGGTATGAAGTTGCTGGCCGAACACATTATGGCCGATGTATCAGCCACGTCAGATTCACGGTGCCGCCCCTTTGCCGATGCCCTGCAGGCGATGTTGCCAAAAGTGGATGCGGTGACCCGGGCAGCGGGCAAGACCCTGGCGGAAAAGGGACCGACCACGGGGCTGTCCAATGCCAATGCCTACCTGCAGCTGGTGGGACATGTAGTGGCCGCCTGGATGTGGCTGCGTCAGGCCAATGCTGCTGTGCAACTGGATGATGGCGACGCGGATTTTGCCAATGGTAAATTGCAGGCAGCCCGCTATTTTTTCCAGTGGGAACTGCCCCGTGTCGAGGTGGATGTAGCCCGTTTGCTGGAGGGTGACCGGACGTTTCTGGAAATGGAAGATCGCTGGTTCTGA
- a CDS encoding IS110 family transposase, producing MQVVRSIVGIDVAKAELVIHFQGKTLTIENTPQAIKRWLKSLPCPCEIAIEATGTYHMAVIELAHAKGHHIYVVDASRLSSYRKGTGGRAKTDASDAQLLARHLQREKEDLRRWSPPPKAYRTLQTLLRRRAALIKARSMIQQSLGGEKILKASLKKLISQINSLDTLIQKHLRDTVREAGLSDQVQRCKALEGVGDLTAYALVMAFLRGDFRNSDAFVAFLGMDVHVKDSGTRTGKRKLTKKGDSETRRLLYCAAMAARKSARWASVYQGYLDRGLAKTQALVILARKLVRIAFALMKNRTSYAPSSAA from the coding sequence ATGCAAGTAGTAAGATCCATCGTCGGCATCGACGTCGCCAAGGCCGAATTGGTCATTCATTTCCAAGGCAAGACGCTCACTATCGAGAACACCCCCCAAGCGATCAAGCGCTGGCTCAAAAGCCTGCCATGCCCCTGTGAGATCGCCATTGAGGCCACAGGGACTTACCACATGGCAGTCATCGAGTTGGCCCATGCCAAAGGGCACCACATTTACGTCGTTGATGCTTCACGGCTCAGCAGCTACCGCAAGGGAACAGGCGGTCGAGCCAAAACAGACGCTTCTGACGCCCAGCTGCTCGCCCGCCATTTGCAGAGAGAAAAAGAGGATCTACGCCGCTGGAGCCCGCCACCCAAGGCGTATCGAACACTGCAGACACTGCTGCGCCGCCGCGCCGCGCTCATCAAGGCACGCTCCATGATCCAGCAAAGTCTGGGTGGCGAAAAGATCCTCAAGGCAAGCCTGAAAAAGCTGATCTCACAGATCAATAGTCTGGATACGCTGATCCAGAAACACCTTCGCGACACCGTAAGAGAAGCTGGACTTAGTGATCAGGTGCAACGGTGCAAGGCTCTGGAAGGTGTGGGCGACCTGACTGCATATGCGCTCGTTATGGCCTTCCTACGAGGAGACTTCCGCAACAGCGACGCCTTCGTCGCCTTCCTGGGGATGGATGTCCATGTAAAGGACTCCGGCACCAGAACGGGAAAACGCAAGCTGACCAAGAAAGGCGACTCAGAAACCCGCAGACTGCTTTATTGCGCAGCTATGGCTGCCCGTAAAAGCGCCCGCTGGGCTAGTGTCTACCAAGGTTATCTCGACCGTGGCCTGGCGAAAACGCAGGCCCTGGTCATCCTCGCACGCAAGCTGGTCCGTATCGCCTTCGCGTTGATGAAGAACCGCACCAGCTACGCGCCGTCGTCCGCCGCATAA
- a CDS encoding helix-turn-helix domain-containing protein, producing the protein MYQVAVLAYDGVFASALTGIVDLLSLTGVTWNRIQGEPLDRQFSVRIVSRDGNPVRCTPSLRIAVDAAIDQVEKVDLVVVPTIGAPIESVLKQQKDVLPWLRKMHAAGADLASNCTGAFLLAEAGLLDGRTATTHWGFSQQFRHRYPQVQLNERELITRSDTIFCAGGGTAWRDLSILLVERYCGPDLARELARAFVIDVRNDLQSIYAGLPAHSYHQDEQVHTVQAWIHEHFHQSASLAQLAEKVHISPRQLQRRFTAALGEPPLQYLQRVRIEAARKMLERGASNLAKLSEQVGYQDVSSFSRLFKRHTGLSPSHYRQRFARNGALSD; encoded by the coding sequence ATGTACCAAGTTGCAGTTCTCGCCTATGACGGCGTCTTTGCCTCCGCGCTCACCGGCATCGTGGATTTGTTGAGCCTGACCGGCGTCACCTGGAACCGTATCCAGGGCGAGCCACTGGATCGACAGTTCTCCGTTCGCATCGTCTCCCGGGACGGTAACCCGGTGCGCTGCACGCCGAGCCTGCGTATCGCAGTAGATGCCGCCATCGATCAGGTGGAGAAAGTGGATCTGGTGGTCGTACCCACCATCGGCGCCCCCATCGAGAGTGTGCTGAAGCAGCAAAAGGACGTCCTCCCCTGGTTGAGGAAGATGCATGCAGCCGGCGCCGACCTGGCCAGCAATTGCACCGGGGCCTTCCTGCTGGCGGAGGCAGGCTTGCTGGATGGGCGAACCGCGACCACCCACTGGGGCTTCAGCCAGCAGTTCCGTCACCGCTACCCCCAGGTACAGCTCAATGAACGGGAATTGATCACCCGCTCGGACACTATTTTCTGTGCCGGAGGCGGCACCGCCTGGCGGGACCTGAGTATTCTGCTGGTGGAACGTTATTGCGGCCCGGATCTGGCCCGGGAGCTGGCTCGCGCCTTTGTCATCGATGTGCGCAACGATCTGCAAAGCATCTATGCCGGTCTGCCTGCCCACAGTTACCACCAGGATGAACAGGTCCACACCGTGCAGGCATGGATTCATGAACACTTTCATCAATCCGCCTCCCTGGCGCAGTTGGCGGAAAAGGTTCACATCAGCCCTCGCCAGCTCCAGCGCCGCTTCACCGCCGCCTTGGGCGAGCCCCCCTTGCAGTACCTGCAGCGGGTACGCATCGAAGCCGCCCGCAAGATGCTGGAACGGGGCGCATCCAATCTGGCGAAACTGTCAGAGCAGGTGGGCTATCAGGATGTGAGCAGCTTTTCCCGGTTGTTCAAGCGGCATACCGGCTTGTCACCCAGCCATTATCGCCAGCGCTTTGCCCGTAACGGCGCACTGAGCGACTGA
- a CDS encoding response regulator transcription factor — MDNLSILLVEDHRQLAQTVLEFLEQQGATVDYAGNTHLARELVKEHHYDLMLLDVMLPGESGFEFCRSVREELTLDMPVIFMTARDQLDDKLEGFRNGGDDYIVKPFALPELAARVHAQIRRQRREVTANTLQVDDLELDPARQEARRAGQPLKLSPTAFRILRILMRESPKVVSREQLEQELWGDLVPDSDALRSHLYNLRKAVDKPFANHLLNTLPGVGFCIQSPEPSNP; from the coding sequence GTGGACAACCTCTCGATTCTATTGGTCGAAGACCACCGCCAACTGGCGCAGACCGTGCTCGAATTTCTTGAGCAGCAAGGCGCCACGGTGGATTATGCGGGCAACACGCACCTGGCCCGTGAACTGGTCAAGGAACATCATTACGACCTGATGTTGCTGGACGTGATGCTGCCCGGGGAAAGCGGTTTCGAATTCTGCCGCTCGGTACGGGAAGAGCTGACCCTGGATATGCCGGTGATCTTCATGACCGCCCGTGATCAGCTTGACGACAAGCTGGAAGGTTTTCGCAATGGCGGCGATGACTACATCGTCAAACCGTTCGCCCTGCCGGAACTGGCCGCCCGGGTGCATGCCCAGATTCGCCGGCAGCGCCGCGAAGTGACTGCCAATACCCTGCAAGTTGACGATCTGGAACTGGATCCCGCCCGCCAGGAAGCCCGTCGAGCAGGCCAACCGCTGAAGTTGTCCCCCACTGCTTTCCGGATTCTTCGCATCCTGATGCGAGAGTCCCCCAAGGTTGTAAGCCGGGAACAGCTTGAGCAAGAACTGTGGGGAGACCTGGTTCCAGATTCTGATGCCCTGCGCAGCCATCTCTACAACCTGCGCAAGGCCGTGGACAAGCCCTTCGCCAACCACCTTCTCAACACCCTTCCCGGGGTAGGGTTCTGTATCCAATCACCAGAACCCTCGAACCCTTAA